Below is a window of Burkholderia cepacia DNA.
GCGTCCTCGACCTCGATGCTCGAGATGTTCTCGCCGCCCGAGATGATGATGTCCTTCTTGCGATCCTTGATCCGGATATAGCCGTCCGGCATCAGCACCGCGAGGTCTCCGGTATGGAACCAGCCGCCGTGGAACGCCTCGTCGGTCGCCTTCGGGTTCTTCAGGTAGCCCTTCATGCAGATGTTGCCGCGGAACATGATCTCGCCGAGCGTCTCGCCGTCGGCCGGCACCGGCGCCATCGTGTCGGGATCGAGCACCGTCGCGCCCGCTTCGAGGTGGTAACGCACGCCCTGGCGCGCATTGAGCCGCGCACGCTCCTCGTCGGACAGCTCTTCCCAGTGCGACTGCTTCGCGCACACGGTCGCCGGGCCATACACCTCGGTCAGCCCGTACACGTGCAGCAGGTCGAAGCCGATCTCCTTCATCTTCGCGATCACGGCCGGCGCGGGCGCCGCGCCCGCGACCATCGCGTGCACCGTGTGGTCGATCCCTTCACGGAATTCCGCCGGTGCATTCGCGATCGCGCTCTGCACGATCGGCGCGCCGCAGTAATGCGTGATGCGCTCGCGGCGGATCAGGTCGAACACGGTCTTCGCGTCGAACTTGCGCAGGCACACGTTCACGCCCGCGCGCGCCGCGACGGCCCACGGGAAGCACCAGCCGTTGCAATGGAACATCGGCAGCGTCCACAGATACACCGCGTGCTTCGGCATGTCCCATTCGAGGAGGTTGCTGATCGCCGCGAGATACGCGCCGCGATGATGGTAGACGACGCCCTTCGGGTCGCCGGTCGTGCCGGACGTGTAGTTCAGCGCGATCGCATCCCATTCGTCGGCGGGCGGCGTCCATGCGTAGTCGGCGTCGCCGCCGGCCACGAACGCCTCGTAATCGGTCGCGCCGGCGAAACGGTCGGGATCGGCGGGCATCGCGTCGGCCACGCTGACGATCTTCAGGCCCGGCACCTCGAGCGCCGCGCGATGCG
It encodes the following:
- a CDS encoding acyl-CoA synthetase; translation: MTQMFEAGLGRRDANYVPLTPIDFLVRTAEVYGERLAIVHGDVRRTWGETYTRAKQLASALVQAGVERGDTVAAMLPNIPAMVEAHFGVPMAGAVLNTINTRLDVSSVLFMLRHGEAKVLIVDTEYAEFAHRAALEVPGLKIVSVADAMPADPDRFAGATDYEAFVAGGDADYAWTPPADEWDAIALNYTSGTTGDPKGVVYHHRGAYLAAISNLLEWDMPKHAVYLWTLPMFHCNGWCFPWAVAARAGVNVCLRKFDAKTVFDLIRRERITHYCGAPIVQSAIANAPAEFREGIDHTVHAMVAGAAPAPAVIAKMKEIGFDLLHVYGLTEVYGPATVCAKQSHWEELSDEERARLNARQGVRYHLEAGATVLDPDTMAPVPADGETLGEIMFRGNICMKGYLKNPKATDEAFHGGWFHTGDLAVLMPDGYIRIKDRKKDIIISGGENISSIEVEDALYRHPAVAVAAVVAMPDPKWGEVPCAFVELREGASATEEEIVAHCRQLLAGFKVPKAVRFGELPKTSTGKIQKFQLRNAVGSDKAIDLAGDKK